In one window of Leptospira sp. GIMC2001 DNA:
- a CDS encoding HEAT repeat domain-containing protein produces the protein MKKSIALAIAILLFSVPVFAQEKKSADEYKTLLGSGTDLERIEALEFFAQEKDKSQIPAIIEVLRETDSPKVAQKAAITLGRIGEKGGSTIALKDKIRNDENPAVNYACILAIFNIHKKDEDVDPVAKEALSFANQFRSKDVFIADILKKLDAKFSITATES, from the coding sequence ATGAAAAAATCCATCGCGCTGGCAATTGCCATCCTTTTATTCAGTGTCCCAGTTTTTGCGCAGGAAAAGAAATCTGCAGACGAATACAAAACCTTATTGGGTTCCGGAACAGATTTGGAAAGAATCGAAGCCCTAGAATTCTTTGCTCAAGAAAAAGACAAATCTCAGATTCCTGCAATCATTGAAGTCTTGAGAGAAACCGACAGTCCAAAAGTTGCACAAAAGGCTGCAATTACTCTTGGTAGAATCGGGGAAAAAGGTGGCTCAACAATCGCACTCAAAGACAAGATTAGAAACGACGAAAATCCGGCAGTTAATTATGCTTGCATTCTTGCTATTTTCAATATCCATAAAAAAGATGAGGATGTTGATCCTGTCGCCAAGGAAGCTCTTTCATTTGCGAACCAATTTCGAAGCAAAGATGTTTTCATAGCCGATATTCTCAAGAAATTGGATGCAAAATTCAGTATTACAGCAACTGAATCGTAG